The Juglans microcarpa x Juglans regia isolate MS1-56 chromosome 8S, Jm3101_v1.0, whole genome shotgun sequence genome has a window encoding:
- the LOC121244713 gene encoding uncharacterized protein LOC121244713 isoform X2, which yields MEGFHSMKRKQLQALCKKHGVPANLTNREMADKLTLLLEEEGEPINKGQSCSKDLGEIGSANDSKMVNKNVKKVKFSPDNETFIFVGSESDSDSDKDYTMVKKRAGKRRSTVKLLSKKQVQVVDSAREIGVSGKNIDRPVRITRSRAQVVGGDTAPFVGKKRPRIGTNVESMEVNDVGFTDKPPADAVSVDGVAGVMKSQAMGRRGRRKTRNSRRNDGVVLLDDVSEDNVEEGAKQKKMLKPSRSNVTKEKGSSTLSTKMGKIGAVGRITRSRTQLDAKASAVDSGANTVEVQVEREEVLQLEEPLKGLGSKGLKKKSVGPQKARVKIDILAMEGPEPGKVLRRSKRNAAIDEDSEPSIRDLGKTKVRTRRAEVQIVEKASAVDKESESLADQKECEDGVRGPGRDASKQDLVVPQKGKMVSKGPLLKKETRKRLRNAGVEGNTGANPTVEPRKEHEKLSLPHGRPRRSNRNSLMLTTSAHMVGDMRNRETAGRVKQARESLQEENLYAVEEPLSSPNASRNDSIFISNADGARKVGRMKRRREPNPKGKGSVIESESSVEKSPRHSTHDVLKSDVVAAIEGPSPIVDTGSAVLDSVDHRIHPDSSCIKEISGKSMGKRKGSTRKSSAKKGLRFLEVSAVTSDFGEVIDTTTTVNEKVVPTPMELKGLSTDQCAHNSVTELEVFNEKENVLLGDVQGKLPLNYISEGNMDDEPCQLSSRVNIADVDSVKLEPLNIQSKVGSVVSSGNASPADCLLPLYQSYYNGEASNLSEMTRRRLETEEPLTGENMNLRNDKQDGQSDGDDQTSVQEDQHLQDANKIDKLIIHEIVVEDHPSELREIRCSNRKFKHTSETGQEISALDLFEGEEIDQVEILAGVTEMEQTISEANLFITETGEGKHGHSDIAATPLRPALESQAISKEVIANYLGTSSPKKDALEEEENQPGAQSTAQSTTLERGNTNHAGEEKYSSYGIETPEERICMGETPVSNAAEKMGTELGMTNESKNESLHSARGVPASGEELFDRVYEQNLRIDGGCLPILDGGVSQGAEKKESDLSDETKVTFLHELSSGGKITPIVQQETDTDRVENTSTSMVGLKCPAAAKEDSSPSEPTSLKGNDEQEGEGNHLKDPLLLSHNGRNDIESGVALLHKAEDSVLTTFRVDAADEKTEARSALTDSNDENPNDAAEGVVEPSSLLHFSLEESKGGNKSESAEVNNILDELLSPNIVGVPRAERSAEEKVTSGFDDTKLLEALNAVSCPELFLEKVFDDEVGVMHRNSNLKALDDILSSKSYMGSKDIFYAEGQKRELFAECSQQVELGDHRDGEVVGLASQSSDSGDLCDNFAKGEVGEFGESAHDDDSCGISAAVPDEAAHTVTMEKMGIVEAKLVGSLLTVSPVEQKKPYYGCGDEVLKIDASAVCTSNEVLPKDSEGMEETSSGVVLTSVQLDEVRFGNLDNQILEVSPELDGSASIGLDVLVSMDDKPADRVENFETVAVDEAGAECSGRKNDSEKVGDGAKLFEEALVSPHLFDYSSKWEEKEAENINSFADTSCGKYEIHPSGVIVSISSISSSHGDEDGFDSFVEGNSYDTEGNEMTDDGRGDNEVSPEERVRAQKNDGPVDGNVENSATAPQELAEDQVDGQNGAVTHADFNGIDCLTFNEPLRRSSVDETEEGLGFNMLAKTGVDSASSEGPGYAEFENSHVVTSEKSEVAVNHVVLPTVIALPSFATRALDSNDDSRAFTSWGLNLLLGGSEEDEVEKSGGVDSVANLLSTTSEDTEEVSMNVAVYEQIAEDQHGAHEQHIVEDVAQMVGSCLAVSDESISENDNESKKQGEVFAITQEHAGCENDEHLFIKVGISSSSIDTEITDAADLDVSNRVTAEETMAECGHNDSKQVQNNADVGDTKFSVGRDGSEHMVEAMEIDVPKIDATIEELSSAPTNMVVGREIDVEFVQTPQSKLESPKLKEKASLSVKQLNSSVVKGTKFKASLIPRTPKNLNMKENVATSKNDQIGNTTAARTMPKRRPLEDLQNN from the exons ATGGAAGGTTTTCATAGCATGAAGAGGAAGCAACTGCAAGCGCTATGCAAGAAGCATGGCGTACCCGCTAATTTGACGAACCGTGAAATGGCGGATAAGCTTACTTTGCTTCTTGAG GAGGAAGGAGAACCTATAAATAAAGGTCAGTCGTGCTCGAAGGACTTGGGGGAAATAGGCAGTGCAAATGATTCTAAGATGGTGAATAAGAATGTGAAGAAAGTTAAGTTTAGTCCAGATAATGAAACTTTTATATTTGTGGGTTCAGAATCGGACTCGGATTCAGATAAAGACTACACAATGGTGAAGAAACGGGCGGGCAAGAGAAGGTCTACAGTCAAGCTTCTTTCCAAGAAGCAAGTTCAAGTTGTTGATAGTGCTCGAGAAATAGGAGTCTCTGGGAAAAATATTGATCGCCCGGTTCGAATCACTAGGTCAAGAGCGCAAGTGGTTGGCGGAGACACAGCGCCTTTTGTTGGGAAGAAGAGGCCGAGAATAGGCACAAATGTTGAAAGTATGGAGGTGAACGATGTTGGGTTTACTGATAAGCCGCCCGCAGATGCAGTCTCGGTCGATGGTGTTGCCGGTGTCATGAAGTCTCAGGCTATGGGAAGGAGAGGTCGAAGGAAGACGAGGAACTCGAGACGTAATGATGGCGTTGTTTTGTTGGATGATGTTTCTGAGGACAATGTGGAAGAAGGtgccaaacaaaagaaaatgttgaagCCATCAAGATCGAATGTGACAAAGGAGAAGGGGTCTTCTACATTAAGTACGAAAATGGGGAAAATTGGTGCTGTTGGTAGGATAACGAGGTCCCGGACTCAGCTTGACGCTAAAGCTTCTGCAGTTGATAGTGGGGCTAATACTGTTGAGGTACAAGTAGAACGTGAAGAGGTTCTTCAACTTGAAGAACCCTTGAAGGGTTTAGGTAGCAAAGGCTTGAAGAAGAAATCTGTTGGACCCCAGAAGGCGAGGGTGAAAATCGATATCCTTGCTATGGAAGGTCCTGAACCAGGAAAAGTTCTGAGACGCTCAAAACGAAATGCGGCAATTGACGAAGACTCAGAACCGTCGATAAGGGATttaggaaaaacaaaagttaGGACCAGACGGGCTGAAGTCCAGATTGTGGAGAAAGCTTCTGCAGTTGACAAGGAAAGTGAAAGTCTTGCAGATCAGAAAGAATGTGAAGATGGCGTGAGAGGTCCAGGCAGAGATGCCTCTAAGCAGGACTTAGTTGTGCCACAGAAGGGTAAAATGGTGAGCAAAGGACCACTGCTGAAAAAGGAGACTAGAAAACGATTAAGAAATGCAGGCGTGGAAGGAAACACAGGAGCTAATCCGACTGTAGAACCTAGGAAAGAACATGAGAAGCTTTCCTTACCACATGGTCGTCCAAGGAGGTCCAACCGCAACAGCTTAATGCTCACCACCAGTGCCCACATGGTTGGAGACATGAGGAATCGCGAGACTGCTGGAAGAGTTAAGCAAGCACGAGAATCACTTCAAGAAGAAAATttgtatgcagtggaagagcctcTGTCCAGTCCGAATGCGTCAAGAAAcgattcaattttcatctctaaTGCTGATGGAGCAAGAAAGGTCGGGAGGATGAAGCGAAGACGGGAACCAAACCCAAAAGGAAAAGGTTCGGTCATTGAAAGTGAAAGCTCAGTTGAAAAATCTCCAAGACATTCCACACATGACGTCTTGAAAAGCGATGTGGTAGCGGCCATTGAAGGGCCTTCTCCAATTGTGGATACTGGGTCCGCGGTGCTGGACTCTGTAGATCACCGAATTCATCCAGACTCCAGctgcataaaagaaatttcaGGAAAATCCATGGGGAAACGGAAGGGATCCACGAGGAAATCTAGTGCAAAGAAGGGACTTCGTTTCTTGGAGGTCTCTGCTGTAACTTCTGACTTTGGCGAAGTTATCGATACTACCACGACTGTAAACGAAAAGGTGGTCCCAACACCTATGGAGTTGAAGGGGCTTTCCACGGACCAATGTGCACATAATTCCGTTACTGAATTAGAGGTGTTCAATGAAAAGGAAAACGTTTTACTAGGAGATGTCCAAGGGAAATTGCCCCTCAATTATATTAGTGAGGGTAACATGGATGATGAGCCATGTCAGTTAAGCAGCAGAGTGAATATTGCGGATGTTGATTCGGTTAAACTAGAACCACTAAACATCCAAAGTAAAGTTGGGAGCGTGGTTTCTTCTGGCAATGCCTCTCCAGCTGATTGTTTGCTGCCTCTCTATCAGTCCTATTATAATG GTGAAGCTTCCAACCTTTCGGAGATGACAAGAAGAAGATTGGAAACAGAAGAACCCTTGACAGGCGAAAACATGAACCTTAGAAATGATAAGCAAGATGGCCAATCAGATGGGGATGACCAAACTTCAGTTCAGGAGGATCAGCACCTACAAGATGcgaataaaattgataaactcATAATTCATGAGATAGTTGTTGAAGATCATCCGAGTGAACTCAGGGAAATCAGATGCTCAAACAGAAAATTTAAACATACCTCTGAGACAGGTCAAGAAATTAGTGCACTTGATCTGTTTGAAGGAGAGGAAATAGACCAAGTAGAAATCCTTGCAGGGGTTACGGAAATGGAGCAAACTATTTCAGAAGCCAATCTATTTATTACTGAAACTGGCGAAGGAAAACATGGCCACAGTGATATAGCTGCAACTCCGCTTAGACCTGCATTAGAAAGTCAGG CAATTAGCAAAGAAGTGATAGCCAACTATCTTGGTACTTCCTCACCTAAGAAAGATGCCCTAGAAGAAG AAGAGAATCAGCCTGGAGCCCAAAGTACTGCACAATCCACAACGCTTGAAAGAGGTAACACAAATCATGCTGgtgaagaaaaatattctagTTATGGAATTGAAACTCCAGAAGAAAGAATTTGCATGGGTGAAACTCCTGTAAGTAATGCGGCGGAGAAAATGGGGACTGAACTGGGCATGACAAATGAAAGCAAGAATGAATCATTGCATAGTGCGAGAGGAGTACCAGCTTCTGGGGAAGAGCTTTTTGACAGGGTCTATGAACAAAACTTAAGGATAGATGGTGGTTGCCTTCCTATTTTAGACGGTGGCGTTAGTCAAGGTGCCGAGAAAAAAGAAAGCGACCTCTCAGATGAAACTAAAGTTACATTTTTGCATGAACTTTCTTCTGGGGGAAAAATCACTCCGATTGTTCAACAAGAGACGGATACTGACAGAGTTGAAAATACTTCGACCTCCATGGTTGGGTTAAAAT GTCCTGCTGCTGCCAAAGAAGACAGCTCCCCGAGCGAACCCACTTCGCTGAAAGGCAACGATGAACAAGAGGGAG AAGGGAATCATCTTAAAGACCCATTGCTATTATCACACAATGGAAGAAATGATATTGAGAGTGGTGTTGCTTTGTTGCATAAAGCGGAAGACTCGGTTTTAACTACTTTTAGGGTTGATGCTGCAGACGAGAAAACGGAGGCAAGAAGTGCACTAACGGATTCGAATGATGAAAATCCAAATGATGCTGCGGAAGGTGTGGTAGAGCCATCGTCTTTACTTCATTTTTCTCTGGAGGAGTCTAAGGGTGGAAACAAGAGTGAGAGTGCAGAAGTGAATAATATTTTGGATGAGCTCTTAAGCCCAAACATAGTTGGAGTTCCCAGGGCCGAGAGAAGTGCAGAAGAGAAAGTTACTTCTGGTTTTGATGATACTAAGCTCTTGGAGGCATTAAATGCAGTGAGTTGTCCAGAATTATTCTTGGAGAAGGTTTTTGATGACGAAGTGGGGGTTATGCATAGAAACAGCAATTTAAAGGCTCTTGATGATATACTTTCAAGTAAAAGCTATATGGGATCAAAGGATATTTTCTATGCTGAAGGACAGAAAAGAGAATTATTTGCTGAGTGTTCTCAGCAAGTTGAACTTGGTGACCACCGTGATGGGGAGGTGGTTGGACTGGCGAGTCAGAGTTCGGATTCAGGGGACCTTTGTGATAATTTTGCTAAAGGGGAAGTTGGGGAATTTGGTGAAAGTGCACATGACGATGATAGCTGTGGAATTAGTGCAGCCGTACCAGATGAAGCAGCTCACACTGTGACCATGGAAAAAATGGGTATTGTTGAGGCAAAACTAGTAGGGAGTTTGCTAACTGTTAGTCCAGTTGAGCAAAAGAAGCCATATTATGGTTGTGGGGATGAAGTTTTAAAGATTGATGCCTCTGCTGTATGTACTTCAAATGAGGTCTTACCCAAAGATAGTGAAGGTATGGAGGAGACATCAAGCGGAGTCGTACTAACTTCTGTTCAATTGGATGAAGTGAGGTTTGGCAATCTTGACAATCAGATACTAGAAGTTTCTCCAGAGTTGGATGGAAGTGCTTCCATTGGTCTAGATGTCCTTGTGTCCATGGATGACAAACCTGCAGatagagttgaaaattttgaaactgtGGCTGTAGATGAAGCTGGTGCAGAATGTAGTGGGAGAAAAAACGATTCTGAGAAAGTTGGGGATGGTGCTAAGCTGTTTGAAGAAGCACTGGTTTCTCCGCATTTGTTTGATTATTCCAGTAAGTGGGAGGAGAAAGAGGCAGAAAATATCAATTCCTTTGCCGATACCTCTTGTggtaaatatgaaattcatcCAAGTGGTGTAATTGTCTCAATTTCAAGTATTTCTTCATCACATG GAGATGAAGATGGATTTGACAGTTTTGTTGAGGGAAACAGCTATGACACTGAGGGAAATGAGATGACTGATGATGGTAGAG GAGATAATGAAGTTTCACCGGAGGAAAGAGTCagggcccagaaaaatgatgGTCCAGTGGATGGTAACGTGGAAAATAGTGCAACAGCCCCTCAAGAATTGGCCGAAGACCAAGTTGATGGCCAAAATGGTGCAGTAACTCATGCTGATTTCAATGGCATTGATTGTTTGACTTTTAATGAGCCTTTACGTAGGAGTAGCGTTGATGAGACAGAGGAAGGACTTGGTTTTAATATGCTTGCGAAGACGGGCGTTGACAGTGCCAGTTCTGAGGGTCCGGGATATGCAGAATTTGAGAATTCCCATGTTGTAACTTCAGAGAAATCTGAAGTGGCTGTTAATCACGTTGTCCTTCCAACAGTTATTGCTTTGCCAAGTTTTG CAACTAGAGCTTTGGACTCAAATGATGATTCGCGTGCATTCACCAGCTGGGGGCTGAATTTGCTTCTAGGTGGcagtgaagaagatgaagttgaGAAATCAGGTGGAGTGGACTCAGTTGCCAATCTATTGAGTACAACTAGTGAGGATACCGAGGAAGTGTCAATGAATGTGGCAGTTTATGAACAAATTGCTGAAGACCAGCATGGTGCTCATGAGCAGCATATAGTAGAGGATGTTGCACAGATGGTAGGCAGTTGCCTTGCTGTCTCAGATGAGTCTATCTCTGAAAATGACAATGAATCAAAGAAACAAGGTGAAGTTTTTGCCATCACGCAAGAGCACGCTGGTTGTGAGAATGATGAACATCTGTTTATCAAGGTTGGGATTTCAAGCAGTTCCATAGATACTGAGATAACGGACGCTGCTGACCTTGATGTCAGTAATCGTGTTACTGCAGAGGAAACCATGGCAGAATGTGGCCACAATGATTCAAAACAAGTGCAAAATAATGCTGACGTTGGAGATACAAAGTTTTCAGTTGGAAGGGATGGAAGCGAACATATGGTAGAAGCAATGGAGATTGATGTGCCAAAAATAGATGCAACAATTGAAGAACTATCTTCTGCTCCCACAAATATGGTTGTTGGTAGAG AGATTGATGTTGAATTTGTCCAGACACCACAATCAAAGTTGGAATCACCAAAACTGAAGGAAAAGGCCAGTTTGTCTGTCAAACAGTTGAATTCTTCAGTGGTGAAAGGAACAAAGTTTAAAGCTAGTCTGATCCCAAGAACGCCCAAGAATCTTAATATGAAAGAGAATGTGGCAACCAGCAAGAATGATCAAATTGGTAACACTACAGCAGCAAGAACAATGCCCAAAAGGCGCCCATTGGAGGATCTCCAAAACAATTAG